ATTTCGAATGTGCAATGAAACAGTTCGAAATAGCTCATCAGCATTTGAATTACCGCGAGAAATCCATTGCTACCGAAtggataaaaaaattgaagaaagccAACAACTCGATAGAAGATTTAAAACTACGTTTAGATTTCATCGATTATTTCatcaattgttccaaatgcaGCATTTTCAGTACAGAACCATTCAATAAAGTGCCGCATCCAAATGCTCCTTTGCAGAAGTTACGCAATATGCTGGTAATTATATCATGAATAGAGtttcaaacttaatatattgcatgtccgtctgtctgtaaaAGCGCAaaatagtccctcagttttagatattacaaactgaaattttgcacaccaTTAGCTAatggtttttcttgtttttaaaatgAATGGAAACAATCGGTGTAAGACGGTCCAAGCTAAAACTGTATTCGGAAATTTCGATAATTAAAGGTAATTATATTCTCGCCTGCGTCTGCGTGTCGGGTGCCATGCGCACATGTCCGACGGTAGCACTTGAAGCCTTGCAGGAACTGATCCCGCTACACCTAGTAATCGGTCAAGTCGCCAAACACAATCTGCTCCAAATGACAGCAGCAAGATTTGGCAGAAGTAAGATAATCTCTTCTCAACGCATGAAGGACCTAAGTGGCGAAATACCACTGGTTCTTCTCTCTAGAGATAGCTTTACCAAAAAGGTTAACTTCACTGGGAAGTTTAAGGTTACCCTCAGCAGTAAGGACAAATGGAGCAATTTCGCTCTCTACCTACTGCTTGGGGAGAGTACAATCAAGCGGTACACCGATGGCTCGAGAACGTCGGAAGGACCACACACAAAACTCCCCATACCTTTAGGTAATTTCCGCGCATATTCCAAGCAGAGGTCTTTGGTGTATACAGTTAAGCCTCCAACGCAGCTGTCGCAATAAACGTATATCTATACtaagcgatagtcaagcggcactcaaAACGATTTCTGCATACAAAATCCAATCGCTATTGGTGTAGGAGTGTATAGAACGATTGAATAGTCTATCAAAACGTTACCAAGTGCACCTTATTTGGGTGCCAGTTCACAAAGGTATAGCAGGGAATGAACTAGCTtatgagctcgcccgctccgcagcatccACCTATATGACAGAGCCAGAGCCTTTCATTGCGGTTGGTCCTCATAGCAAAAAAGAGCTGCTTCGCAATGATAAAGCAGTGGGTAGGGACTGCAGTCTGTAGGCGTTTGATAAAGACCCTTGGatccatatttttaaatagagaTCACTTCGCCTCAAAACACCCAGTAGTATATTGGAATTCATCAATTTCCTGCAGCTCCTCCTCACTTACTTATATAATCTAGCATACAATTTTCTATTGATACATGCCTATATTGTACTCCTCAGCCAACCAGTCATAAAATTCGTAGTGTTGACGCAACTTCCGATGAACAGCGTAAACTTTATGTTGAGGAAATGTTCGATAATATGGCGGATAGAGGTGCCTTTCTCTCCGATCAGCCAGTGCCATTGGACGGTACATTCTTCTTGGTgattataaatcaaaaataaatattccaaatcatatatgttttatgttttatttatttacaaatttatttccgattaaaatatattgcatatgtatgtaaaatttatagttgtaacatataatatatacatctTATGATTATAAAATCTCTGttgaacatttgaaagaaatacaACTGACTATAGATTGCATTgttgaaataattataattccGTTTACTctattcttaatttaatttaatattatttaatttaataatcttAATTTTATCTAATAAAATGCTTACAACCATCAAAGTCTCTAAGACGTAGATATTTATACACGTTTTCACTTATGCCTAATAAAGtctatatttacaatttaataaagttaaaatttttcaatacaataaatatatatatacacaattaTTTTGGATGCAATTAATAGTAAATGccttttcaagttttttaagcgcaaagcaaataaaatttgaataaaatcttATAAATCAGCTATCCAAACAAAAACGAGTGGATCTTTAATTGagcattaaaattatacttacTCGTAAGTGTCTTGAGCTGAACacgatttaattaatttttagtattaaataattaaataaatcaatGATATCTCAATCAAGCATTGTACCTGATGAAATGTTTagaaactaaaatatttcaaaaatttatttaaaaaatatacgaaataatataaaaccaaatataaaagaaactagaaaaataaataaaaaataatattaaattaaaaaaattaaaaaaaaaaaataaaaaataaaaagtgaaagaaaaataaaaaaatataaatacaaagaaaatgttttaaaaataaaaataaaatatttcaaaaactcaaacatatatgtacatatgtatatacaaaataaaatacatcaaaatatgaaagaaataagaaaacaatttaaaataaataaaaaaaaattaataaagaatacTACTCtctagcaactggttgcaagagtgtaataataaaaaaaaaacataaataaaaaaatataaaaaaaaaacataaataaaaaatataaaaaaataataaaaaagttaaaaaaaacaaagaaatatttaaaaaaccaaaataaaatttagaaaaataaaagaaagttcaaaaaaatatataaaactaaataaaaaaatttaagaagaaataaaaaattgaaagagattgaaaaaacaaatttaattcttaaaaaaaaaaataattaaataattaaaagatattaaatttattaatttaattaaaaaaaataatacaaataaaattaataaaataaaacaaaattcaacaaaattttaaaaattattttaaaaaatataaaatattaaaaaatttaaaaatattaaaaaaggaaagcaatttcaaatctaaaaaaaacatacaaaattaattcaataattaaaaaaatataaattttaaatattaaatattaattttattaattaaatatttttttcaacacattttaattttttatattttcttaaatttttttatataatttttaaaattaaaaaaaaaaacccaaaataaaataaaaataaagttaaaaaagaattg
This genomic stretch from Bactrocera dorsalis isolate Fly_Bdor chromosome 5, ASM2337382v1, whole genome shotgun sequence harbors:
- the LOC105229068 gene encoding uncharacterized protein LOC105229068, whose product is MAEVDELNKDFECAMKQFEIAHQHLNYREKSIATEWIKKLKKANNSIEDLKLRLDFIDYFINCSKCSIFSTEPFNKVPHPNAPLQKLRNMLPTSHKIRSVDATSDEQRKLYVEEMFDNMADRGAFLSDQPVPLDGTFFLVIINQK